In the genome of Desulfovibrio desulfuricans, one region contains:
- a CDS encoding tyrosine-type recombinase/integrase: MAVSQTKSGNWYVQYRVPGLVSPKKDYFGNESEAQELALNREMEIKSGHIYTVAALSNSRQIYLDDLGQCYLDFLKVKDKTTSWIGTLKFLLNEHFLPCLCHLPVDQISFKDILAVAARFTNKSPATQNRYMDSLHAIFRFGIRHELTTNDPMSNWQKKRELRRDMRLTIKDLAKIYAAAPDHLRWIIEVEWELGMRPGNSELFSLLWQDIDFNQGTIHIRGTKTAGSDRTIPMTPNFRERLLSKRKTAQSPYVIEKNGRGIKQCRKSFKSALEKAEIDYPVRLYDIRHLFASTMLANGGDLKAVSKLLGHSSTRMTADTYYHELQGEKERALSVKPHLF, from the coding sequence ATGGCCGTCAGCCAAACCAAGTCTGGCAACTGGTATGTCCAGTACCGGGTGCCAGGGCTTGTCAGCCCTAAGAAGGATTATTTCGGAAACGAGTCAGAAGCGCAAGAATTGGCCTTGAACAGAGAAATGGAAATCAAATCAGGGCATATATACACGGTTGCGGCCCTTTCAAATTCTCGACAAATATACCTTGATGATTTAGGACAATGCTACCTTGATTTTCTCAAAGTCAAAGACAAGACAACTTCTTGGATTGGCACACTCAAGTTTTTGCTAAACGAGCATTTTCTGCCCTGCCTTTGCCATCTTCCTGTTGACCAAATATCCTTCAAGGACATTCTGGCTGTTGCAGCACGGTTCACAAATAAATCCCCAGCTACCCAAAACCGGTATATGGACAGCCTACATGCCATATTCCGGTTTGGTATTCGACATGAGTTGACCACCAATGACCCCATGTCGAATTGGCAAAAGAAGCGTGAATTACGGCGTGACATGCGCCTAACGATCAAAGACCTCGCAAAAATTTATGCTGCTGCACCTGACCATCTCAGGTGGATCATTGAGGTTGAGTGGGAGCTTGGAATGCGGCCCGGCAACTCAGAGCTATTTTCATTGCTTTGGCAGGACATAGACTTCAACCAGGGCACAATTCACATACGGGGAACCAAAACGGCAGGGTCAGACAGAACGATTCCCATGACACCCAATTTCCGAGAAAGGCTGCTTTCAAAACGCAAAACAGCTCAATCACCCTATGTGATTGAAAAAAATGGTCGAGGCATAAAGCAATGCCGAAAGTCATTTAAAAGCGCCCTCGAAAAAGCCGAGATTGACTATCCCGTAAGGCTCTATGACATTCGGCACCTTTTTGCCTCGACCATGCTTGCAAATGGAGGAGACCTCAAGGCCGTTTCCAAACTCCTAGGACATAGCTCCACCAGAATGACGGCGGATACATATTACCATGAACTCCAAGGAGAAAAGGAGCGTGCCTTGAGTGTTAAACCCCATCTATTTTAA
- a CDS encoding helix-turn-helix domain-containing protein: protein MCEYLTIKQAAAYCSYNAAYFGRIMEQYKIPKYGPNKNRIRVLDLEAWMKNPEVFANIDAEIRSGFRRVV from the coding sequence ATGTGCGAATATTTAACCATTAAACAGGCAGCAGCATATTGTAGTTATAATGCTGCTTATTTCGGTAGAATCATGGAACAGTATAAAATACCCAAATATGGACCAAATAAAAACAGAATCAGAGTTCTTGACCTTGAGGCATGGATGAAAAATCCAGAAGTTTTTGCAAACATAGATGCAGAAATTCGTTCTGGATTTAGGAGGGTTGTTTAA